A genomic segment from Lasioglossum baleicum chromosome 5, iyLasBale1, whole genome shotgun sequence encodes:
- the LOC143208680 gene encoding ras-related protein Rab-39B-like, translating into MVEPIFDYQFRLILIGDSTVGKSSLLKYFTDGKFAELSDPTVGVDFFARLIKVKDGTRIKLQLWDTGGQERFRAITKSYYRNSVGALLVYDVCNRVSFEHIPEWMVEAETHIEPHRPVFALVGCKLDLITNGGKREVSREEARAFADEYGVHHIETSAKTGVNVEEAFQTVTQEVYDRIQSGEYNVEDGWDGIKTGFARPGGLDFNLVEAEPARSSCC; encoded by the exons ATGGTGGAACCAATTTTTGACTATCAGTTTCGTTTGATACTCATCGGCGACAGTACAGTCGGGAAAAGTTCGTTGCTGAAGTATTTCACCGATGGGAAGTTCGCGGAG CTTTCAGACCCAACGGTCGGAGTTGATTTTTTCGCCAGATTGATTAAAGTTAAAGATGGAACGAGGATAAAATTACAGTTATGGGATACAGGTGGCCAAGAAAGATTTAG GGCAATCACAAAATCTTACTATAGAAATTCTGTTGGAGCATTGCTTGTGTACGATGTTTGCAACAGAGTTAGTTTCGAACATATTCCTGAATGGATGGTGGAAGCTGAAACACACATAGAACCACACCGTCCTGTGTTTGCATTGGTTGGCTGCAAGTTAGACTTGATTACTAACGGAGGTAAGCGAGAGGTTTCAAGGGAAGAAGCTAGAGCCTTTGCAGACGAGTATGGTGTGCATCACATTGAAACCAGTGCGAAGACTGGAGTTAATGTCGAAGAAGCATTTCAAACAGTCACGCAGGAAGTTTATGACAGAATACAGAGTGGAGAGTACAACGTAGAAGATGGTTGGGATGGTATTAAAACAGGATTTGCCAGACCTGGTGGTTTAGATTTTAACTTAGTCGAAGCAGAACCAGCAAGAAGTTCTTGTTGTTAA
- the LOC143208681 gene encoding cysteine-rich hydrophobic domain-containing protein 2, translated as MADFDAIYEEEEENEQNLEEHYVTMVPDPIVIRGAGNMTVFGLSNCFESGFPNELVSRVAPEEFKATVMRINSVLKKTLPVNVKWLFCGCVCCCCTLGCSLWPVICLSKRTQHSLNKLLEWENSRLYHKLGLHWRLAKQRCDTSSMMEYVLLIEFIPKIPIYKPD; from the exons ATGGCAGATTTCGACGCGATCtacgaggaggaggaagaaaatGAACAGAATTTGGAGGAACACTACGTGACAATGGTGCCAGATCCCATAGTTATTCGGGGAGCTGGAAACATGACTGT ATTCGGTCTTAGCAATTGTTTTGAATCGGGGTTTCCAAATGAGCTGGTATCACGTGTTGCCCCAGAAGAATTCAAAGCAACTGTTATGAGAATAAACAGTGTGTTGAAAAAAACTTTACCCGTTAATGTTAAGTGGTTGTTTTGTGGCTGTGTCTGCTGTTGTTGTACGTTAGGTTGTTCCCTCTGGCCTGTCATCTGTTTAAGTAAAAGA ACACAGCACTcgttaaacaaattattagaatgGGAAAACAGTAGACTATATCATAAACTTGGATTACATTGGAGGCTGGCGAAACAAAGATGCGATACTTCGTCTATGATGGAATAT GTTCTGTTAATCGAATTTATTCCAAAAATACCCATATACAAACCCGACTAA
- the Galt gene encoding galactose-1-phosphate uridylyltransferase isoform X3, which yields MKRPWGGQIELNTEEDLPDYDPNNPLCPGNIRASGQITPIYENTYSFVNDFPALLETVPSPTGSEDELFQMDSARGTCKVMCFHPKSNVTIALMQVFEIKEVVKRWIFEMLELGEKWTWVQIFENRGALMGCSNAHPHCQIWASSFLPNEAKIKDKYLTDYYNRNKKPLLIDYVQKELLKKERIVLENRDWVVLVPFWAIWPYETMVLPKKQISRMQDLTESQQETLAVVMKRLCTKYDNLFNCSFPYSMGWHGAPTGPYMRQDYPYWTFHGIYLPPLLRSATIKKHMVGYELLAQAQRDLTPEQAAEKLRSLPDVHYKYPERSLSSCEIEKYTN from the exons ATGAAAAGACCATGGGGAGGGCAAATCGAGTTAAATACAGAGGAAGACCTCCCAGATTATGACCCTAATAATCCTCTTTGTCCAGGCAATATCAGAGCTAGTGGACAG ATAACTCCAATTTATGAGAACACATATTCGTTCGTCAATGATTTTCCTGCACTACTGGAAACAGTTCCTAGCCCGACAGGATCGGAGGACGAATTGTTCCAAATGGACTCTGCCAGGGGCACATGCAAAGTAATGTGCTTCCATCCGAAATCAAATGTAACAATAGCTCTTATGCAAGTGTTTGAGATCAAAGAAGTGGTGAAACG GTGGATTTTTGAAATGCTTGAACTGGGAGAGAAATGGACTTGGGTACAAATATTTGAGAACCGTGGTGCTTTGATGGGGTGCAGCAACGCACATCCTCATTGCCAAATTTGGGCCAGCTCTTTTTTACCAAACGAAGCTAAAATCAAAGATAAATATCTTACTGATTATTATAATCGCAATAAGAAACCACTTCTCATTGATTATGTGCAGAAGGAACTCCTTAAAAAG GAGCGAATTGTACTGGAAAATCGAGATTGGGTAGTTTTAGTACCGTTTTGGGCAATATGGCCGTACGAAACGATGGTACTGCCCAAAAAGCAGATTTCCAGGATGCAGGATTTAACAGAAAGTCAGCAGGAAACACTGGCAGTTGTTATGAAAAGATTATGTACAAAATATGATAATTTATTCAATTGCTCTTTTCCTTACTCTATGGGCTGGCATG GTGCACCGACCGGTCCATACATGAGACAAGACTATCCTTACTGGACGTTTCACGGAATCTACTTACCTCCTTTATTACGATCTGCAACTATAAAGAAACACATGGTCGGTTATGAGCTTCTCGCACAGGCACAAAGAGACTTAACACCAGAGCAGGCAGCAGAGAAATTAAGAAGTTTACCCGACGTCCATTATAAATATCCAGAAAGAAGTTTAAGTAGTTgcgaaatagaaaaatatactaattga
- the Gudu gene encoding armadillo repeat-containing protein gudu, whose translation MPPKRKKDVKKMDIEPLPTIEPDIPEVIESEEPPKPLVSMVTGEPFGPRVQEIAEKMEDESSDDEPESESDEEMKRLAEDVSEVPSEFWHIQKLIRYMKAGNQTATLVALCLLKDYDLSSRIIQRAIQEMGGLEILVNLLETTDLKCQSGSLSVLLQVARSSEMRRCLIDLGIVTPLIQMLKHPARDIQVLAAETMAIIAQIRKARKQIRLRGGIPLILDVMDVPDWILRQPFDTANETNKEMLSVAIACAKVLDSLSSSPKVKEELRKYGAVKIMERFLKSKHTSLVIPMMGTVQQCATMPVFREAFEDTNVIYSVVHHLKSGDIKLKENCALAIFNCGPNKVARNIVRETNGLDMLCKLVQNKDVQENKSLLAAVTGGIWKCAISPENVARFNQNGLVASLVIFLEEYEDEDVQVNVVGALAECCKDPANRTILRVNDGLPKLIRLLTSTHEPLLENVPLVLRECAQNEECMDIINDPPHALDGVRLIWSLLKHPSDKIKINACLALVPCIKYAKDSPEMVRAFVGGLELTVSLLKSKDTEVLSAVCATIAEIATDPENLGILSDHGVVEELAKLVTTEDEGLRANLTLAIAYCSEWEENSYKFGQLDAVAPLVKYMSSSNTDVLRGVCIAAYHLSKEPSNCITMHTCGVVKHILRLVGSDDAEVQIAAASTIRNIRKLALTAEKLHLKEINTLEDTDYRL comes from the exons ATGCCACCGAAACGGAAAAAAGATGTCAAGAAGATGGACATCGAACCTTTGCCAAC AATCGAGCCGGACATTCCGGAAGTGATAGAATCGGAAGAGCCACCTAAACCATTGGTGTCGATGGTGACCGGGGAGCCATTTGGGCCCCGAGTCCAAGAGATTGCTGAGAAAATGGAAGACGAAAGCTCGGATGATGAGCCCGAGTCCGAAAGTGACGAGGAAATGAAACGTTTGGCGGAAGATGTATCGGAAGTGCCTTCGGAATTCTGGCATATACAGAAGCTTATCAGATACATGAAAGCAGGCAACCAGACCGCCACTTTGGTAGCGCTTTGCCTCCTGAAGGACTACGATCTGAGCAGCAGG ATCATTCAAAGAGCCATCCAAGAAATGGGGGGCTTGGAGATCTTAGTGAACCTCCTCGAAACCACGGATTTAAAATGTCAGAGCGGTTCTTTGTCGGTTTTGTTGCAAGTTGCAAGATCCTCGGAGATGAGACGGTGCCTGATCGATCTCGGCATCGTGACACCATTGATCCAAATGCTGAAACATCCGGCTAGAGACATTCAA GTCCTGGCTGCAGAGACCATGGCGATTATCGCACAAATAAGGAAAGCTCGGAAGCAAATACGTCTTCGAGGCGGTATACCTCTCATC TTGGACGTAATGGACGTACCTGACTGGATTCTCCGGCAGCCTTTCGACACTGCGAACGAAACGAACAAGGAGATGCTGTCGGTCGCCATAGCTTGCGCGAAGGTGTTGGATTCTCTGAGCAGCAGCCCTAAAGTGAAAGAGGAGCTTCGCAAGTACGGTGCTGTTAAAATTATGGAGCGTTTTTTGAAATCGAAACACACCTCGTTGGTGATACCGATGATGGGTACCGTCCAACAGTGTGCGACCATG CCAGTTTTCCGAGAGGCGTTCGAAGATACGAACGTCATATACTCGGTGGTACATCACTTGAAGAGCGGGGATATCAAATTGAAAGAGAACTGCGCTCTAGCGATATTCAACTGCGGCCCGAACAAAGTTGCGAGAAACATAGTTCGGGAGACAAACGGTCTGGACATGCTCTGCAAATTGGTGCAGAACAAAGATGTTCAGGAGAACAAGAGCCTGTTGGCAGCGGTGACCGGTGGAATTTGGAAATGCGCGATAAGCCCTGAGAATGTAGCGAGGTTTAATCAGAATGGTTTGGTGGCTTCTTTAGTGATTTTTCTAGAAGAATACGAGGACGAGGACGTGCAAGTCAACGTCGTAGGAGCCCTGGCGGAATGTTGCAAGGACCCTGCCAACAGGACTATCCTCAGAGTGAACGACGGCCTACCGAAACTT ATCAGACTGTTAACGTCGACGCACGAACCTTTACTGGAGAATGTACCGTTGGTATTAAGGGAATGCGCGCAAAACGAAGAATGCATGGACATCATCAACGACCCTCCACACGCCTTGGATGGCGTGCGACTAATCTGGTCATTGCTGAAACATCCCAGTGACAAGATCAAAATAAACGCTTGTCTCGCGTTGGTCCCCTgcatcaaatatgcgaaagattCGCCGGAAATGGTGCGGGCATTCGTGGGCGGACTAGAACTTACGGTCAGCCTCCTAAAAAGTAAAGATACCGAAGTTCTGAGCGCAGTTTGCGCTACTATCGCCGAGATCGCGACCGATCCAGAAAATTTGGGCATCCTAAGCGATCACGGTGTGGTGGAGGAACTGGCGAAGCTCGTGACAACG GAAGATGAAGGTCTGCGTGCGAATTTGACTTTAGCTATAGCTTACTGCAGCGAATGGGAAGAAAATAGTTATAAGTTTGGTCAATTGGACGCAGTTGCACCGCTTGTTAAATATATGAGCAGCAGTAATACTGATGTTCTGAGAGGTGTTTGCATAGCGGCGTATCATTTGAGCAAAGAACCCTCGAATTGCATTACTATGCATACGTGTGGCGTGGTCAAG CATATATTGCGCTTGGTTGGATCCGATGATGCAGAAGTGCAAATTGCTGCTGCATCTACAATTCGAAATATTAGGAAGCTCGCACTGACAGCGGAAAAATTGCACCTTAAAGAAAT AAATACATTGGAGGACACCGATTATCGTCTGTAA
- the Uba4 gene encoding ubiquitin-like activating enzyme 4: MNEEELIDEIMELRKMLRAKEAQLTTLRREKQILQDYGLSNDEISRYSRQIFLTEIGIEGQIKLKNSSILIVGAGGLGCPAALYLASAGIGHIGIVDYDDVEINNLHRQLLYTEASIGTAKVDAAAEHLNRMNSNIKVTPYKVQLDSNNAMEIIENYDVVLDATDNVATRYLLNDACVLSKKPLVSGSALRFEGHLSVFNYKGPCYRCIFPKPPPPETVTNCGDGGVFGPAVGTIGVLQALEALKIVLKLPCVLSGQLLLFDGLEMKFRNISLRPKRANCLVCGDCPSVQILIDYEQFCGAKANDKDPNLNILQKDERISVEEYNTALELGTKPHMLIDVRSPEEFEICHLKNSVNVPLHKIGSTETISLIKNKMEEIKEEHDKLGVYVMCRRGNDSQKAVKHLQKIFDETDFEIKDIIGGIHAWSKKIDQTFPVY; the protein is encoded by the exons ATGAATGAAGAGGAATTAATCGATGAAATTATGGAACTGCGTAAGATGTTACGTGCGAAAGAAGCTCAATTGACCACCCTGAGGCGGGAAAAACAAATCTTGCAAGACTATGGTTTAAGTAATGACGAAATATCGAGATACAGCAGGCAGATTTTTTTAACAGAAATAGGCATCGAAG GCcaaatcaaattgaaaaatagttCCATATTGATTGTCGGAGCAGGTGGTCTTGGATGCCCCGCTGCTTTATATTTGGCATCGGCTGGTATAGGGCATATTGGTATCGTTGACTATGATGATGTTGAGATTAACAATCTTCATAGACAGCTGTTATATACGGAAGCAAGTATAGGGACAGCCAAAGTAGATGCTGCTGCGGAACACCTGAATCG TATGAACAGTAACATTAAAGTTACTCCATACAAGGTCCAATTAGATAGTAACAATGCAATGGAAATAATAGAAAACTATGATGTAGTGTTAGATGCGACAGACAATGTTGCTACACGTTATTTACTAAATGATGCGTGCGTCTTGAGTAAGAAGCCCTTAGTTTCTGGGTCAGCATTAAGATTCGAAGGACACTTATCAGTATTCAATTACAAAGGTCCTTGCTACAGATGCATATTCCCTAAACCACCTCCACCGGAAACTGTAACAAATTGTGGAGATGGTGGAGTCTTTGGTCCAG CTGTCGGAACAATTGGCGTTCTCCAAGCGTTAGAGGCACTAAAGATTGTACTTAAACTGCCTTGTGTTTTATCTGGCCAGTTACTTCTGTTCGACGGTCTAGAAATGAAGTTTCGCAATATCAGCTTGCGTCCAAAAAGAGCGAATTGTCTCGTGTGTGGAGATTGCCCGTCCGTACAGATATTAATCGATTACGAACAGTTTTGTGGCGCGAAAGCGAACGACAAGGATCCAAACTTAAATATTTTGCAAAAGGATGAAAGAATTAGCGTGGAGGAGTATAACACAGCACTGGAGTTAGGAACAAAGCCTCACATGTTGATCGATGTGCGTTCACCCGAGGAATTCGAAATTTGTCATCTAAAGAATTCCGTAAATGTGCCGCTACATAAAATTGGAAGCACTGAAACGATATCATTGATCAAAAATAAAATGGAAGAGATAAAAGAAGAGCATGATAAACTTGGAG TATACGTGATGTGCAGAAGAGGCAATGATTCACAAAAAGCAGTGAAGCATctgcagaaaatattcgatgaaactGATTTCGAGATAAAGGACATCATTGGAGGAATTCACGCTTGGAGCAAAAAAATCGATCAGACATTCCCCGTATACTGA
- the LOC143208669 gene encoding actin-related protein 6-like yields MDPAVFPEEIWIKILLYCDVPDIIAFGSTCKYLRKTSDTDYLWKMKWQELISKVHFRFPDIKCLQLLSVSFKAMCYRLHMVLTLGENVPFPKCYHCSGYTCQRNCVEGTSAKVVIEIGNKYTWVITPNFGLRRHLSMFGIPKYNNETHMEQTQTQNVPSSSTRPKCDGKSLAKKLKLLKLSQLETRVPRPSGPFCIFCNPVKLYREKKRLTTHQHDPTCYTRPNPTYEKLINGYCTDTVEVLGIPNVDVVSPAEALSDGSFMVLKTFVDHLFQQMHLTSTLRKPNAVLMFCEPLAMHPMLRKQLLHYLFQEVKVARVCLVPKPLAACAMLGVETCVIVDSGALSTTVAVVIGGRVVPERWRLLPVGGWHVAYHLKQAMHWQPKEYHQIPISYLDTLTVKEKCRLSYNIKNEEKRVGQKSKEHINLRVDSFAAAYKQHWRVSFDSELYIAPEMMYINLGLPQVIKDVTSGLSEDLMYDCLSNILLTGGNTDLSGFELRLTKDLQELLSEHSKILEVRNCPGTHSWHVAMGSTYVPLAVHPGKTPPEYLEGNPFWLSREEYVLFGCESLEQ; encoded by the exons atggaTCCAGCAGTCTTCCCTGAAGAAATTTggataaaaattttgttatattGTGACGTACCTGATATTATTGCTTTCGGTAGCACATGCAAATACTTAAGGAAAACGTCGGATACGGATTACCTATG GAAAATGAAATGGCAAGAATTGATTTCAAAAGTACACTTTAGGTTTCCAGACATAAAGTGTTTGCAACTACTTAGCGTTAGTTTCAAAGCGATGTGTTACAGGCTACATATGGTACTCACTTTAGGAGAAAATGTACCATTTCCGAAATGTTACCACTGCAGTGGTTACACGTGTCAGAGAAATTGTGTTGAAGGTACCAGCGCtaaagtagtaatcgaaattgGAAACAAATACACATGGGTTATCACACCGAATTTTGGCTTAAGAAGACACTTGTCAATGTTTGGCATACCTAAATACAATAACGAAACACACATGGAGCAAACTCAGACACAAAATGTTCCGAGTAGCAGTACACGCCCAAAGTGCGATGGAAAGTCGTTGGCGAAGAAACTGAAATTGTTGAAGTTGTCACAGTTGGAAACCAGAGTTCCAAGGCCCAGCGGTCCATTTTGTATTTTCTGTAACCCGGTTAAACTatatagagaaaagaaaagattaACCACGCATCAGCACGATCCGACATGTTATACAAGGCCAAATCCAACATACGAGAAACTTATAAATGGGTATTGTACCGACACTGTTGAAGTTCTTGGAATTCCAAATGTCGATGTTGTTAGTCCGGCAGAAGCATTGAGCGATGGATCTTTCATGGTTCTCAAAACATTTGTCGACCACTTGTTTCAGCAAATGCATTTAACTTCAACACTAAGAAAACCTAATGCAGTGCTTATGTTTTGCGAACCGTTAGCGATGCATCCAATGCTCAGAAAACAGTTGCTGCACTATTTGTTCCAAGAAGTTAAAGTAGCAAG AGTGTGTTTGGTACCTAAACCCTTAGCGGCGTGTGCAATGTTGGGTGTGGAAACTTGTGTTATTGTTGATAGCGGAGCTCTTAGTACAACGGTAGCAGTTGTGATTGGTGGCCGTGTTGTACCAGAACGTTGGAGATTATTGCCTGTGGGTGGTTGGCATGTAGCTTATCACTTGAAACAAGCTATGCATTGGcaaccaaaggagtatcatcaAATTCCTATATCATATCTGGATACCCTAACTGTTAAAGAAAAATGTAGACTAAGCTATAATatcaaaaatgaagaaaaacgaGTAGGACAAAAATCCAAGGAACACATTAATCTTAGGGTTGATAGCTTTGCTGCTGCTTACAAGCAACACTGG AGAGTGTCCTTCGATTCGGAATTATATATTGCTCCTGAAATGATGTATATTAATCTTGGCTTACCACAAGTAATAAAAGATGTTACATCTGGTTTATCAGAGGATCTAATGTACGATTGCCTCTCGAACATCTTGCTTACCGGAGGCAACACTGACCTTTCAGGTTTCGAGTTAAGATTAACTAAAGATTTACAAGAATTGTTGTCTGAACATAGTAAAATTCTAGAAGTTAGAAATTGTCCTGGTACACATAGTTGGCATGTTGCTATGGGTTCCACTTATGTGCCTTTAGCTGTACATCCTG GTAAAACTCCTCCTGAATACCTAGAAGGTAATCCATTTTGGTTATCAAGAGAAGAATACGTTTTGTTTGGATGCGAGTCACTGGAGCAGTAA
- the Galt gene encoding galactose-1-phosphate uridylyltransferase isoform X1, protein MFTSTGDKKEAGPQNGTVPLKEEFNPSEHQHIRYNPLKGEWVLVSPHRMKRPWGGQIELNTEEDLPDYDPNNPLCPGNIRASGQITPIYENTYSFVNDFPALLETVPSPTGSEDELFQMDSARGTCKVMCFHPKSNVTIALMQVFEIKEVVKRWIFEMLELGEKWTWVQIFENRGALMGCSNAHPHCQIWASSFLPNEAKIKDKYLTDYYNRNKKPLLIDYVQKELLKKERIVLENRDWVVLVPFWAIWPYETMVLPKKQISRMQDLTESQQETLAVVMKRLCTKYDNLFNCSFPYSMGWHGAPTGPYMRQDYPYWTFHGIYLPPLLRSATIKKHMVGYELLAQAQRDLTPEQAAEKLRSLPDVHYKYPERSLSSCEIEKYTN, encoded by the exons ATGTTTACATCAACag gTGATAAAAAAGAAGCTGGCCCACAAAATGGCACAGTTCCATTAAAGGAAGAATTCAATCCCTCTG AACACCAACATATTCGATATAACCCTTTGAAGGGAGAATGGGTACTAGTGTCGCCGCACCGTATGAAAAGACCATGGGGAGGGCAAATCGAGTTAAATACAGAGGAAGACCTCCCAGATTATGACCCTAATAATCCTCTTTGTCCAGGCAATATCAGAGCTAGTGGACAG ATAACTCCAATTTATGAGAACACATATTCGTTCGTCAATGATTTTCCTGCACTACTGGAAACAGTTCCTAGCCCGACAGGATCGGAGGACGAATTGTTCCAAATGGACTCTGCCAGGGGCACATGCAAAGTAATGTGCTTCCATCCGAAATCAAATGTAACAATAGCTCTTATGCAAGTGTTTGAGATCAAAGAAGTGGTGAAACG GTGGATTTTTGAAATGCTTGAACTGGGAGAGAAATGGACTTGGGTACAAATATTTGAGAACCGTGGTGCTTTGATGGGGTGCAGCAACGCACATCCTCATTGCCAAATTTGGGCCAGCTCTTTTTTACCAAACGAAGCTAAAATCAAAGATAAATATCTTACTGATTATTATAATCGCAATAAGAAACCACTTCTCATTGATTATGTGCAGAAGGAACTCCTTAAAAAG GAGCGAATTGTACTGGAAAATCGAGATTGGGTAGTTTTAGTACCGTTTTGGGCAATATGGCCGTACGAAACGATGGTACTGCCCAAAAAGCAGATTTCCAGGATGCAGGATTTAACAGAAAGTCAGCAGGAAACACTGGCAGTTGTTATGAAAAGATTATGTACAAAATATGATAATTTATTCAATTGCTCTTTTCCTTACTCTATGGGCTGGCATG GTGCACCGACCGGTCCATACATGAGACAAGACTATCCTTACTGGACGTTTCACGGAATCTACTTACCTCCTTTATTACGATCTGCAACTATAAAGAAACACATGGTCGGTTATGAGCTTCTCGCACAGGCACAAAGAGACTTAACACCAGAGCAGGCAGCAGAGAAATTAAGAAGTTTACCCGACGTCCATTATAAATATCCAGAAAGAAGTTTAAGTAGTTgcgaaatagaaaaatatactaattga
- the Galt gene encoding galactose-1-phosphate uridylyltransferase isoform X2, with protein MFQLLDQYFIEHQHIRYNPLKGEWVLVSPHRMKRPWGGQIELNTEEDLPDYDPNNPLCPGNIRASGQITPIYENTYSFVNDFPALLETVPSPTGSEDELFQMDSARGTCKVMCFHPKSNVTIALMQVFEIKEVVKRWIFEMLELGEKWTWVQIFENRGALMGCSNAHPHCQIWASSFLPNEAKIKDKYLTDYYNRNKKPLLIDYVQKELLKKERIVLENRDWVVLVPFWAIWPYETMVLPKKQISRMQDLTESQQETLAVVMKRLCTKYDNLFNCSFPYSMGWHGAPTGPYMRQDYPYWTFHGIYLPPLLRSATIKKHMVGYELLAQAQRDLTPEQAAEKLRSLPDVHYKYPERSLSSCEIEKYTN; from the exons ATGTTTCAACTATTAGATCAATATTTTATAGAACACCAACATATTCGATATAACCCTTTGAAGGGAGAATGGGTACTAGTGTCGCCGCACCGTATGAAAAGACCATGGGGAGGGCAAATCGAGTTAAATACAGAGGAAGACCTCCCAGATTATGACCCTAATAATCCTCTTTGTCCAGGCAATATCAGAGCTAGTGGACAG ATAACTCCAATTTATGAGAACACATATTCGTTCGTCAATGATTTTCCTGCACTACTGGAAACAGTTCCTAGCCCGACAGGATCGGAGGACGAATTGTTCCAAATGGACTCTGCCAGGGGCACATGCAAAGTAATGTGCTTCCATCCGAAATCAAATGTAACAATAGCTCTTATGCAAGTGTTTGAGATCAAAGAAGTGGTGAAACG GTGGATTTTTGAAATGCTTGAACTGGGAGAGAAATGGACTTGGGTACAAATATTTGAGAACCGTGGTGCTTTGATGGGGTGCAGCAACGCACATCCTCATTGCCAAATTTGGGCCAGCTCTTTTTTACCAAACGAAGCTAAAATCAAAGATAAATATCTTACTGATTATTATAATCGCAATAAGAAACCACTTCTCATTGATTATGTGCAGAAGGAACTCCTTAAAAAG GAGCGAATTGTACTGGAAAATCGAGATTGGGTAGTTTTAGTACCGTTTTGGGCAATATGGCCGTACGAAACGATGGTACTGCCCAAAAAGCAGATTTCCAGGATGCAGGATTTAACAGAAAGTCAGCAGGAAACACTGGCAGTTGTTATGAAAAGATTATGTACAAAATATGATAATTTATTCAATTGCTCTTTTCCTTACTCTATGGGCTGGCATG GTGCACCGACCGGTCCATACATGAGACAAGACTATCCTTACTGGACGTTTCACGGAATCTACTTACCTCCTTTATTACGATCTGCAACTATAAAGAAACACATGGTCGGTTATGAGCTTCTCGCACAGGCACAAAGAGACTTAACACCAGAGCAGGCAGCAGAGAAATTAAGAAGTTTACCCGACGTCCATTATAAATATCCAGAAAGAAGTTTAAGTAGTTgcgaaatagaaaaatatactaattga